From Bradyrhizobium erythrophlei:
GGACCGGGCACCACGCTGAACACGCCGGGCTTGCCACTCGAACGCGCATAGCCGAAGGCCATGTAGCCGCAGGCCTGCTCGTGGCGTGCGCCGATCACTTTCAGCTGCGCCTGTTGGAAGGCGTCGAACAGGCCGTAGATCTGCGCGCCGGGCAGGCCGAACACGGTGTCGACGCCGTGCGCGACCAGGCCAGACACGATGGCTTCACCGCCGGAACTCACTGTCATGGCTGTTTCCCGTCGCTCGCAAGCAGGTTCATGATGGCTTCGTCGATCACGCCGTTGCGCAGCATGCCGACGTTCTGGGCCTCGACCTCGACGACATCGCCGGGCTTCAGGTAGCGCGGCGGATCGAACCGCGCGCCGGCGCCGGTCGGGGTTCCCGTGACGATGACATCGCCGGGGACCAGTGTGGTGAAGGTCGAGATATAGTTGATCAGATAGCGGAAGCCGAAGATCAGCCGCGAGGTGCGGTCGTCCTGCCGCATCTCGCCATTGACCCAGGTGGTCAGCCTGACGTCGGCGATCTGCGCCTCGTCGGTGTAAGGAACGAGCCACGGGCCGAGGCTGCCGGTGGAATCGAAATTCTTGCCTTGCGTCACATTGAATTTCGCATGCCGGACCCAGTCGCGGATGGTGCCCTCGTTGCACAGCGTGATCGCGGCGATGTGGTCCAGTGCGGCACTTTCGGCGATATGCCGGCCGGCCTTGCCGATCACCAGTACCAGTTCGCCCTCATAGTCGAGTTGCGCGGAGGCGCGCGGGCGGACCAGTGGCGTCAGATGGCCGACGAAAGAGCGCGGCGTGCGCATGAACATGCTGGGATATTTCGGCGCGTCCTGGCCGTCTTTGTATTCGGCATTACGGTCAGGATAATTGACGCCGATGCAGATGATTTTTTCCGGCGCGGGAATTGGCGGCAGCCAGGCGATCGTGTCCAGCCCGTAGTCCGGCTGATATTGTGCGGCATCCTCCGCCAGTCTTGTCAGCGCGCCGGCGGCGATCACTTCGCGCAGCGTCGGATAGTCCTTGCCGAAGCGCGCCGAGAGATCGACGATGCCGTCATCGACGACGGCGCCGTATTTGGTCGAACCAGCGATGGAGAAAGTGGCGAGGCGGGGAGATGTCATGTGATGTCCAATAATACTGCGTGAGCCGCTTAGCCAGGGTTCATGCCCCTGGCCTTGATCACGGCTGTGGCGGCGGGAGTGGTCAGGAAATGGATAAACGCCCTGGAGGCGTCTGCTTCCCTTGAGTCCGCGGCGACGGCGGCGGTGAAGACCAGCTCTTGCTGCAGTTCCGCGGGGAAGGCGCCGGCGAGTTCCACGCCGGGGGCGATCAGCACGTTGATGAGAAACACCCCAAGCTCAGCCGCGCCTGCGGCGACGCTGGGGGCAATCTGCGCCGGTGTGGGCTGCGGCTTTGTCCGGGTCTTCATCGCCTCAGTGATGCCGAGACGCTCGAACGTCTTCAGGACATAACCGCCTGCCGCGCTATCTGGCACGAAGGCGATCGACGCCGCGTCGAGCAGGGTCCTTTTCAGCGCCTCGGGCGTGCTGATGTCGGGCTTCGGTGCCCCGGCGCGAACGATGACGCCATAGCCGACGCGCGCGATATCGACGGTTGGGCCGGGCGCGAAGCGGGCTTTTGCGCCGGCGTCGCTAAACACGTCGACTGGTACCACCACCAGATCGAACGGCGCCCCGGAGGTCGCCTGCTTGATCAAATTGGGGGTGGCATCGAAATGGATGACAAGCTTGTGGCCGGAGACGCGCTCGAATTGAGCGCCGAGTTCGTTCATCCAGCCGGTCGTGGAGCCGCCGGCCAGGATCTTGAGTTCGGCGGCCCGAAGATCAGTTATGGCCGGCATCGCCAGCGCAAGGCCCAGCATCGAGGCGGGCAGCGACAGCTTCCTCATGAGACCCCTCTGTGATCGCAGTGGATGGCATCTGCATCTCAGTCCGCGATCGTGACGTCGGCGACAAACAGCGGCTCGCGCACCGGCTGCCCGGTGAACGGCGATCCCTGCTCGAACCACGAGCGCGGCGCGGGCGCGCCCCACAGGGTCTGCCGTTGCGGATCCTTCAACGACCAGCGCAATGGCTCGTGGTCACGGTCCATGGTGAAGTAGTCGCTGGTGTAGAGCTCCAGCCGGTGGCCGTCGGGATCGCGGACATAGAGGAAGAAGGCATTCGAAATGCCGTGACGGCCGGGACCGCGCTCAAGATTTTTCAAATAGCCGCTGGACGCCATCACGTCGCAGAGATGCAAAATGTTCATCGCCGTCGGCACCCAATAGGCAAAATGGTGCAGGCGAGGGCCACGGCCGTTGGTGATCGCGAAATCGTGCACATTGCCCTTGCGGTGCATCCATGCTGCGGCGATGCGGCCATTCGGTCCGTCTTCCTCGCCATATTCGGTCAGGCGAAAGCCCAGCCGCGCGTAGAAGTCGACGGTGTCCTGGACTTCGGCCGCGAACACGTTGAAGTGGTCGAGCCGCTGCGGGTGGCAGCCCTTGTAGAGATCGTAGCGGCGCAACAGATGCGGGCGTTTCTCCATCGCGGCGTAGAGTTCGATCTGGAAGCCGAAGGGATCGGTGAACTGCAGCGTGCGGCCCTGGAACGGCGCTTCCGCAAAGGCGCAAGCGATGCCGTTCTCGGAAAAGAACGCGGCCGCCTTGTCGAGATCGCTGTCGTCGCCGACCTTGAAGCCGAGCCGGTTGCAGGCGGCGACCGGCGCTTTGCGCAGCACCAGCGAGTGATGCTGATGCTCCTCGACGCCGCGCAGGTAAACCGCCCGGTCGTCGCGGTCCTCGACATGGAGGCCGACGGTGGTCTCGTAGAACGCGCGGCTGGCATCGAGGTCCACCACGTCGAGCACGGCATGGCTGCACCGGATGATATTGAAGGGCGGATCGAAGATGTGTTGTGGAACGGGCATGTTGTTTCTATTCCAGTCCTGAATTGTCGACCCTCATGGTGAGGAGGCGCTTTAGCGCCGTCTCGAACCATGAGGCCCGTGGCCCATCCTTCGAGACGCGGGCTTGCGCCCGCTCCTCAGAGGATGTGATTTTTTGCTGCTTGGCAAGCGAGTGTGGCGGATGTCGCATGCATGTGATTCCCTGCGATCGTCGAATCGGGTGAGGCGCTGATGGGCGGTGACGAACTTTTTGGGGAACTGCCAGAGCAGAGGGGGCCGCAGGTAGGCGGGGCGCCGTCGGGAGCGCCGCGGCTGCGTGAGCCCAAACGAGACCAGATCGAGCTGCGTGCAGTGGATATCGAGAGCCTGATTGGGGAAGATCACCCGGTACGAGTGATCTGGTCGTATGTCGAAGGCCTCGACCTGAGCGAGCTTGAGAATCGGATCAAGGCACGGGGCGACAGGCCCGGTCATCCGGCGACCTCGCCGCGGCTTCTGCTGGCGCTGTGGCTCTATGCCACCAGCGAGGGGGTTGGCAGTGCGCGTGCCCTGGAGGGGCTTTGCAACAGCCATGATGTTTATCGCTGGCTGTGTGGCGGCGTGTCGGTGAACTATCACACGCTGGCGGACTTCCGGGTCGGTTGCGCTGATCTGCTCGACCGGCTGCTGGCCGAGCATTTGGCGGCGCTGATCAAGACCGGCCTGGTGGACCTCGACGGGTTGGCACAGGACGGGGTGCGGATACGGGCGAGTGCGGGGGCGTCCTCGTTCCGGCGCGCGGCGACGCTTGACCGGCATCTTTCGGCTGCGCAGGCGGTCGTGGATCAGCTCAAGCGCGAGGTCGATACGCGCTCGGATGCCAGCAACCAGCGGATCAAAGCCGCCAGGGAGCGGGCCGCGCGCGAACGCCTCGAACGGGTCAAGGCGGCCCAGAAAGCGCTCGACGAGATCGAGCGGCAGCGTGACGAACGCGAACAAAAGCGCGGCAACGGCAAGAAGCCGAAGGAGCCGCGCGCCTCGACCACCGACACACAGGCGCGGGTGATGAAGATGGCCGATGGCGGCTTCCGCCCGGCCTATAATGTGCAGGTGGCAAGCGTCGCCGGTGAGCAGATCGTAGTCGCGGTCGACGTCAGTAATAGCGGTTCCGATCGGAGCCTGATGCGGCCGATGCTGGAGCGGCTACGCACGCGGCTGGGACGCTTCCCGGCATGGCATCTTGCCGATGGCGGCTTTTGCAGCGGCGAGGATATCGAGTGGGCGCATGGCAAAGGGATCGAGATCTATTGTCCACCGGTCCAGTCCAAGCATGGCACCGACCCCTATTTGCCGCGGCGCGGCGATGGCCCAGGCGTCTTGGCTTGGCGGGCACGGATGGGGAGTGAAGCGGGCAAGGCGCAGTACAAGCCCCGCTCGATCTGCGAATGCATCCATGCGCGCTGGCGCAATTGGGATCTGCGGCAATTGACCGTACGTGGCTTCCAAAAGGTCCGAGCCGTGGTCCTCTGCTACGCCCTCACCAACAACATCTTGCAGGGCCATCGCCTCGCCGCCGCATAGGCAGGAGGTGGTCAACCGCAACCCCAGCATGCAGTCTGCCAAACAACGCAATAACTCAAAGAAACTGGCACCTACCGAAAAACTTCACAAGCTCTCAGGATGAGGGCAAACCGAGTTTCTGAATCTTGTGGGTGCCCCGCGCCAGCGAGACGTGCTTGGTTTCCATGTAGAAGTCGAACGAATAATCGCCACCGTCGCGGCCGATCCCTGAGGCCTTCATGCCGCCGAACGGCGTCGGCAGATGGCGAACGTTTTCGGAGTTCAGCCAGATCATGCCGGCCTCCAGCGCATCCGCCACCCGCAGCGCGCGGCCGGTATCGTTGGTCCAGACATAACCGGTGAGGCCGTATTTCACGTCATTGGCGATCTCGATGGCGTCGTTCTCGCCGCCAAACGGGATCACCGTCAGGAACGGCCCGAACACTTCCTCCTGCGCAACCCGCATCCCCGCATGCGCGCCGGTGACGAGGGTCGGCTGCACATAGTGTCCGCCGCCGGGGCCGTCATGCGGCCTGCCGCCGACCGCGATCACCGCGCCGTCCTGCCGCGCCACGTCGAAATAGGAGCAGACTTTTGCAAGGTGTCGCTCGTGGATCAGCGGCCCGATTTCGGTCAGGGGATCGAGGGGATGGCCGACCTTCAGGGCTTTGACCCGCGCGGTGAGCTTTTCGATGAACTTTTCCGAGATGCTTTGCTGGATCAGGAGCCGGCTCGACGAGGTGCAGCGCTCGCCGTTGAGCGAGTAGATCATGAACACCACCGCATCAAGTGCGCGGTCGAGATCGGCATCGTCGAACACGATCACCGGGTTCTTGCCGCCGAGTTCGAAATGCACGCGCTTGAGCGTCGGCGCGCCCTGCGCCATGATCGCCGAACCCGTAGCACTTTCGCCGACGAAACCGATCGCCTTGATGGCGGGATGCTCGGTCAGCGCCTTGCCGGCTTCCTCGCCGATGCCGTGCACGGTGTTGAGAACGCCGTCGGGCACGCCGGCCTGCTTTACGAGTTTTGCCAGCAGATCGGCGGTCACCGGTGACCATTCCGCGGGCTTGTGCACGACGGTGCAGCCGGCCGCGAGCGCTGGCGCAATCTTCCAGGTCGACAGCATGAACGGCGTATTCCACGGCGTGATCACGCCCACGGGGCCGATCGGCACCCGCGTCGACACGTTCCAGTGCTCCTCGCTCGGCATGTTGAGGCCGTCGCGGGCGTCGGCACATTTGTCGGCGAAGAAGCGGAAGTTTTCCGCGGCCCGGATCGCGGCCTTGGCCATGAAGCGATGGGCCTGGCCGGTATCGATGCATTCGAGCACGGCGATATCGTCGGCGCGCTCCTCGATGGCGTCCGCAACCCGGTGCAACAGCTTCTTGCGCATCGTCGCCGGCATGTCGCGCCAGGCCTTGAACGCAAGGCTTGCGGCGGTCGCGGCGCGATCGATATCCTCAGGCCCACCGCGCGCGACGCTCGCCAGAATTGCGCCATCGATCGGCGACTTCGTCTCGAACGTATCGCCCGAGATCGACGGCACGATCTCGCCGTCGATCATGTGCCCGATGCCGTCGGCCCTCAGCGCTTTAAGCAGCGGCCCGGCGCGATCGAGGTTGGCCTTGAAGACATCCGATTTCGGCGTGATTTTATCCATGCGCGGCCTCCGCCTTCAACGCCTCGTGAATGTTGTTGCGCTTCCAGCTGGTTTCCTTGTCGTTGATCTGCATGTCGAACGAGAGCGCGAATTTGCTGCCCGCGAAGACCGGCTCGAGATGACTGGAGAGCGCCTTGAAGATATGTTCGCCGGCCTTCTGGCGCGCTGCGAGATCGCGCCCTTCGCCGAGCCGCAGCAGCATGGCGAGAAAGCTGAAATGCGGCGAGCCGTCGGCGATGGCGTAATGCTCGCAGCGGATGGCGCGGACGCGAATGCCCCCGAGCGGAAAGATTCCGGTTTCCACCGCCGCCTTGCGCACGAGTTCGACGATCTTGCCCATGTCGACGCGGCCATCGAGATTGGCGGAATATTCGATCGTGAAATGCGGCATGTCCGGCCTCCCAACCGATTGTTCAGAACGACATCAAGCGAAGTAACAGCTGACGGACCCGTAGGGTCCATAGTCGGCTTGAATCGTGTCGCCTTTGCGGGTCTCGATCGGGCGGATGAACGATCCCGCCAGCACCACCTGGCCGGGCTCGAGCGCCAGCCCGAGCCGGGCGATCTTGTTGGCGAGCCAGGCCACGGAAGTGGCGGGATGGTTGAGCACGCCGGCGGCAAGCCCGGTCTCTTCCAACTGGCCGTTACGATAGCACAACGCGCCGATCCAGCGCAGGTCGGCATCCAGCGGCCGCAGCGGGCGGCCGCCGAGCACGATGCCGGCGTTGGCGGCATTGTCGGCGATGGTGTCGAAGATCTTTCGCGTCGCCTTGGTTACGGGATCGACCCGCTCGATCCTGGTGTCCAGTATTTCCAGCGCGGGGACGACGAAATCGGTCGCATTGAGCACATCGAACAGGGTGCAGCCGGGGCCGGCCAGCCGCGTCTTCATGATGAAGGCCAGTTCCGCCTCGACCCGCGTGCCGATGAAGCGGTTCGAGGGCACGAGGCCGCCGTCGGCAAAGAACATGTCGTCGAGCAGCACGCCGGAATCCGGTTCGTCGATCAGAAGCGCGCTCTGCATCGCCTTCGAGGTCAGCCCGATCTTGTGGCCTTTGACGACGCGGCCTTCGGCTACCTTGATCTCGATCCACGCTTGCTGGATCGCATAGGCATCCTCGATGGTGATGGCAGGAAATTCCAGCGACAATTGCCGGATCTGCGTGCGGGTCTTCTCCGCCTGGTGAAGCCGCTCGGCGGCAACACGGATATCGTCCTTGGTCAGGGCCATGTTGGTTTCGGCTTCGCAAGCAAAAAGCGGGGGTGCGGAAATATGATTAACATGTTAAATTGTTCCGGGCAAACCGGACGGGATTTTGCTGCGATGCAAACGCGACCCATGTTGCCGGAAATGATCTGGGATTGCCGAGGGCGGATATTCGATCGTGACGCGGAAAAAATCCCCCGACAAAACCGCCGTCCGGCACGTGCCGATGCGCGAATTCTCGCGTTCGCTGCCGATGTCGCTGTTGCGCGCCCGCGAGGCCGTGATGCGGCAATTCCGCCCCTCGCTGCGCGATCACGGCCTGACCGAACAGCAATGGCGGATCCTGCGCGCGCTTGCTGCCGTCGACACCATCGAGGTGACTGAGCTTGCCCGGGTCGCGTTTCTGCTTGGTCCCAGCCTTTCCCGCATTCTGCGCGACCTGGAAGCGCGTCATCTGATCGAACGACGGGTGGTGAAGGCCGATCAGCGCCGCGGCCTGGTGTCGATCTCCGCGAAGGGAGTGCGGCTGATCGAGACCGTCGCGCCTTCGTCCGAGGCGATCTACGCCGCCATCACCCGCCGCTATGGCGCGCGCAGGCTCAGGGAATTGCAGGATATGCTGCATGAGCTGGAGGGCACGCTGTCGGCGCTCAATAAAGGAGGGGGAACCGGCGAGGACGGCGAATTCGAGTGAACGCAATTTTGCATGATCGTCCCAAAAAGACGCATAGCTCCGCTTGATGCATATTGTTTGAGCATCGAAAGCCGCGGCCAACACTGCCTGATAACGGGAATAAGCCCGGTCAAGCGGCGTTAATCTCATGCAGTAGTCACGCCGCGCGAGGCGTCTGCGTCCTTAGTAGAAATCGTTGCGATATCAATTTACTCAGGGCCAGAGAGTCCGTAGATACGCTTTCGGTGTCGCGTCCTCTGGGACTGCAAACATCAAGAAAGGCCGACAAAGAAGCCCGGCCTCACGGAGGAACGAATGAAGCTCACGAGACGCGATTTCGCGGCCGGCTTGGCCGTTGGTATTACCGCACCCTACGTTATCGGCAGCGCCCGCGCGCAAGCCGCCACCCTCAAGATCGGTATGTGCGCGCCCGTTACCGGCCCGGCGGCCGAATCCGGTGGATACGCGATCAAGGGTGCCAAGCTCGCGCTGGAGGCCGTCAACAAGGCCGGCGGCATTCTCGGCAAGCAGGCCGAACTGATCATCGAAGATGACCAGACCACCAACCCCGGGATCGTGCTGGCCTTCTCCAAGCTCGCCGCGCAGCCGGACATCGTGGGCTTCCTCGGCTCGATCCGCTCCACGCAGGTGCACGCGATGGCGCCCGACGTTCTCAAGCTCGGCAAGCCCGTGATGATCGGCGGAACCGATCCCAACCTGACCCATATGGGCAATCAGTGGCTGTTCCGTTTCCGCCCCAATGACAGCTATTCGGGCCGCGTGATCGCCGACTACGGCGTCAATACGCTCGGCAAGAAGAAATGGGCCGTGCTGCATTCGACCGATGCATTCGGCACCGCCGGCGGCAAGGCGCTGACCGACGCGCTCGGCAAGCTTGGTACGCCGCCTGTTCTCGATCAGGGCTATGCCAACCAGAGCCAGGATTTCACGCCCGTCGTGCTCGCGATCAAGCAGTCCGGCGCCGACATCCTCGGATCGTACTTCACGTTCGAAAGCGATCTCGGCATCTTCGCCCGTCAGTTGCGCCAGCTCGGCGTCAACATTCCCTGGGTCGGCTCGCCCTCGATCGTCAACATCACCGCGCTGAAGCTCGCCGGTCCCGCGCTTTACGGCACCTACGGGGTCGCCGATTACGCCGAGGATTCCAGCGAGGCCTCGAAGGCGTTCGGCAAGGCCTATCGCGATGTCGCCAAGGTCGCACCGGACAACCAAAGCTCCTGGCCCTACGACGCCATCAACGTTCTGGCGGCCGCGATCAACAAGGCCGGTTCGACCGATCCCGGGAAGATTCGCGAGGCTATCCTGGCGACCAAGAAATATCCGGGCGCCGAGGGCGAATATAACTTCGACCAGAACGGTGACGGTTTGCACGGCTACAACATCGTGAAGAACGAGAAGGGCAATATCGTCTTCGATAAGCATATCGAGTCCAACGATTGACGACGTCGCCGGCTCCTCCCGATCGGAAGGGCCGGCTTCGCATCCAGCAAATCCATTCGTGCTGGGCCGGCGTCTATGTGCCTGCGCCTGTCACCTAACGACGCCCGGTCGATCCGATTGCGAACCTGGCCGGTTTGTTTCTCCCACCGAGCATTTCCATGGATCTCGTACTGCAACTGCTCTTCACCGGGATCGGCATCGGCGCCGTCTACGCGCTGGTCGCGCTCGGTTTCGTGCTGATCTTCCGCGCCACCAACGTGGTGAATTTCGCGCAGGGCGAATTCTCCATGGTGGCGGCCTATCTGATGGTGGTGTTCGCCGTCGATCTGGGCTGGCCGTACTGGCTGTCGTTCCTGCTGGCGCTGGCCGGCATGGCGCTGCTGGGGGTGGTCTTCAATCTCGGGGTCTATTACCCGCTGCGGCATCGCAGCTTCCTGCCGGTGATCATCGCCACGATCGGCGCCTCGATCCTGATGGCCAATTCGGTGCTGGCGATCTACGGTCCGCAGCCGCAGGTGCTGCAGGGATGGTTCGAGACGCCCGGCATCCAGCTCGGGCAGGTCTATCTCGACAGCCAATATCTGCTCATTATCGCGGTCACTATCGTGATGGTGATCTTCAACTACTGGTTTTTCGAGCACACCATGCTCGGCAAGAAACTACAGGCCACCTCGCAGGACAAGGAGATGGCCTCGCTGCTCGGCATCTCCGTCTCCACCATGATCATGATCACCTTCATCTATTCGGCGGTGCTGGGCGGCCTCGCGGGCATCCTGGTGGCGCCGGTGCTGTTCGTCTCGATCCAGATGGGCTCGACGATCGCGCTGAAGGCGTTTGCCGCCACCATCATCGGCGGCTTCGGCGACGTCGCGGGTGCAATCATCGGCGGGCTGGCGCTCGGCATCATCGAAACCTTTGGCGCGGCCTACATTTCCGTTCCCTACAAGGACGGCTTCGCCTTCCTCGTACTGGTGCTGTTTCTGGTGTTCCGGCCGCAAGGCATCTTCGGCGAACGTGTCGCGGAGAAAGCATGAGCGCGCCCAGCGACAACCTGACGATGACGGCGCTGCCGCGAACGAAACCGCTGCTGCTGCGCCATCTGCCATATTTCATCGCTGCGACGATCCTGGTGGTCTTGGCCGCGACGATGCGCTTCGACGGCTACATCCTCAACATCCTGATGCAGGCGACGACCTTCGCGATCGCGGTGTTCGGCCTCTCGGTCGTGCTCGGCCTGTGCGGCCAGATCAACCTGGCGCAGGCGGCGTTCTTCGGTTTCGGCGCCTATGCGGTCGGCATCGGAACCACCGATCTGCATCTGAGCTACTGGCTCTGCCTCGTCGCGGGCTGTGTCATGGCGCTGGGGGCGGGCGCGTTCCTCGGCATGTCGACCTTGCGGCTCGGCGGCCATTACCTCGCGATGGTGACGATCTCGTTCCAGCAGATCGTCACGCTGGTCATGATCAACGCCATCGGGCTGACGCACGGCCCGGACGGCGTCTCCAACATCGGCCGTCCCGATCTGTTTCAGACCGCGCAGGGCTATCTCGCCTTCTGCGTCGCGATGCTGGCGATCATCGGCTATTTCGTCTGGCACCTGCCGGACACCCGGCTCGGGCGGGCCATGCGCGCGGTGCGTGACAACGAACTCGCCGCCGGAGTCAGCGGCATCGATGTATTCCGCACCAAGGTCTACGCGTTCGGCCTGTGCGCAGCGCTCGGTGGTCTCGCCGGCGGTCTGTTCGCCGGCGGATTTGCCTATGTCAGCCCCGACCAGTTCTCGTTCGCGGAATCGATCGTGTTCCTGACGATGTCGCTGCTCGGCGGCGTCGCCTCGCCGATCGGCTCGGCGATCGGCACCGGACTGTTGATCCTGATCCCGGAATGGCTGCGGTTCCTCAAAAGCGTTCCCGGGCTGTATCTTGCGATCTACGGCCTGTTCGTCATCCTGATCATCCGCTACATGCCGGACGGCATCTGGGGGTTCATCGGCGTCGCCCTCGATCGCTGGCGCAGCCGGATCAAGGCGCCGGCGACTGCGGCACCTCTGCTATTGAAGCCGGCCAGCGTCGGCGGCGATATCGTGCTGGAAGTCACCGGCCTTTCGAAGCATTTCGGTGGCCTCAAGGCCGTCGACGGCGTCGATATCGCGGTAAAGCGCGGCGGCGTGCACGCGCTGATCGGGCCGAACGGCTCCGGCAAGACCACGACGCTGAACGTGCTATCCGGCCTCTACAAGGCGACCTCAGGCAAGATCGTGCTCGACGGCACCGACATCACCACCATGCCGCCGCACCAGCGCACCGCGGCAGGTCTGGGACGTACGTTCCAGAACATCCGGCTGTTCCGCTCGATGACGGCTTTGGAGAACGTCGAGATCGGCGCCGAACGGCCCGGCAACACGCTGATCGGGCAGGGCGGCGATGCCGCGCTGACGGAACGCGCGATGGAAGCGCTGACCTTCGTGGGCCTGGGCAGCCGCGCCAATGAACTTATCTCGAGCTTTTCCTACGGCCATCAGCGGCTGATCGAGATCGCGCGCGCGCTCGCCGCCAACCCGACGCTGCTGCTGCTCGATGAACCTGCGGCCGGCCTGAACTCGACTGAGAAGCTCGAACTGCACGAATTGCTCAAGCGCATCGCGGCGCAAGGCCTGACCATCCTGATCATCGACCATGACATGACCCTGGTCTCCGAGGCTGCCCAGCACATCACCGTGCTCAATTTCGGACGCCGCATCGCGGACGGCGAATCCATGGCGGTGCTGCGTCATCCCGACGTCGTCTCCGCCTATCTCGGGAGCGAATGATGGCGCTGCTCCAGATTAACGATCTGATCGTCCTTTACGGCGAGATCGAAGCATTGCGCGGCGTCTCGCTCAGCGTCGATGAAGGGCAGGTGGTGACCTTGCTCGGCGCCAACGGCGCCGGCAAATCGACCACGCTGCGGGCGATCTCGGGGCTGGCAAAACCGGCGGCGGGTGAAATCCTGTTCGACGGCAGATCGATCGCAGGCCTCGGCCCGGAAGCGATCGTCCGGCTCGGCATCTCCCACGTGCCGGAAGGCCGGCGGATTTTCCCCGGCCTGACGGTGAAGGAAAACATCATGCTCGGCGCCTCGAACCGGCGCGTCGCGAAGGCCGAATTGTCGCGCGAAGCCGACGCCATGTTCGACCTGTTCCCGGATATCCGCTCGTTCTCCAATGCGCTGGGCTGGACGCTCTCGGGCGGCCAATTGCAGATGGTCGCGGTCGCGCGCGGCCTGATGGCGAAGCCGCGGCTGTTGCTGCTCGACGAGCCTTCGCTCGGGCTTGCGCCCGTCATCGTGCAGGCGGTGTTCCGAATCATCTCGCAGATCCGGCAAAACACCACGGTGCTGCTGGTCGAGCAGAACGCGCGCATGGGGCTT
This genomic window contains:
- a CDS encoding IS1182 family transposase is translated as MGGDELFGELPEQRGPQVGGAPSGAPRLREPKRDQIELRAVDIESLIGEDHPVRVIWSYVEGLDLSELENRIKARGDRPGHPATSPRLLLALWLYATSEGVGSARALEGLCNSHDVYRWLCGGVSVNYHTLADFRVGCADLLDRLLAEHLAALIKTGLVDLDGLAQDGVRIRASAGASSFRRAATLDRHLSAAQAVVDQLKREVDTRSDASNQRIKAARERAARERLERVKAAQKALDEIERQRDEREQKRGNGKKPKEPRASTTDTQARVMKMADGGFRPAYNVQVASVAGEQIVVAVDVSNSGSDRSLMRPMLERLRTRLGRFPAWHLADGGFCSGEDIEWAHGKGIEIYCPPVQSKHGTDPYLPRRGDGPGVLAWRARMGSEAGKAQYKPRSICECIHARWRNWDLRQLTVRGFQKVRAVVLCYALTNNILQGHRLAAA
- the hpaR gene encoding homoprotocatechuate degradation operon regulator HpaR — its product is MREFSRSLPMSLLRAREAVMRQFRPSLRDHGLTEQQWRILRALAAVDTIEVTELARVAFLLGPSLSRILRDLEARHLIERRVVKADQRRGLVSISAKGVRLIETVAPSSEAIYAAITRRYGARRLRELQDMLHELEGTLSALNKGGGTGEDGEFE
- the hpaH gene encoding 2-oxo-hept-4-ene-1,7-dioate hydratase, coding for MALTKDDIRVAAERLHQAEKTRTQIRQLSLEFPAITIEDAYAIQQAWIEIKVAEGRVVKGHKIGLTSKAMQSALLIDEPDSGVLLDDMFFADGGLVPSNRFIGTRVEAELAFIMKTRLAGPGCTLFDVLNATDFVVPALEILDTRIERVDPVTKATRKIFDTIADNAANAGIVLGGRPLRPLDADLRWIGALCYRNGQLEETGLAAGVLNHPATSVAWLANKIARLGLALEPGQVVLAGSFIRPIETRKGDTIQADYGPYGSVSCYFA
- the hpaD gene encoding 3,4-dihydroxyphenylacetate 2,3-dioxygenase, whose protein sequence is MPVPQHIFDPPFNIIRCSHAVLDVVDLDASRAFYETTVGLHVEDRDDRAVYLRGVEEHQHHSLVLRKAPVAACNRLGFKVGDDSDLDKAAAFFSENGIACAFAEAPFQGRTLQFTDPFGFQIELYAAMEKRPHLLRRYDLYKGCHPQRLDHFNVFAAEVQDTVDFYARLGFRLTEYGEEDGPNGRIAAAWMHRKGNVHDFAITNGRGPRLHHFAYWVPTAMNILHLCDVMASSGYLKNLERGPGRHGISNAFFLYVRDPDGHRLELYTSDYFTMDRDHEPLRWSLKDPQRQTLWGAPAPRSWFEQGSPFTGQPVREPLFVADVTIAD
- a CDS encoding molybdate ABC transporter substrate-binding protein — protein: MRKLSLPASMLGLALAMPAITDLRAAELKILAGGSTTGWMNELGAQFERVSGHKLVIHFDATPNLIKQATSGAPFDLVVVPVDVFSDAGAKARFAPGPTVDIARVGYGVIVRAGAPKPDISTPEALKRTLLDAASIAFVPDSAAGGYVLKTFERLGITEAMKTRTKPQPTPAQIAPSVAAGAAELGVFLINVLIAPGVELAGAFPAELQQELVFTAAVAADSREADASRAFIHFLTTPAATAVIKARGMNPG
- a CDS encoding 5-carboxymethyl-2-hydroxymuconate Delta-isomerase; translated protein: MPHFTIEYSANLDGRVDMGKIVELVRKAAVETGIFPLGGIRVRAIRCEHYAIADGSPHFSFLAMLLRLGEGRDLAARQKAGEHIFKALSSHLEPVFAGSKFALSFDMQINDKETSWKRNNIHEALKAEAAHG
- a CDS encoding fumarylacetoacetate hydrolase family protein codes for the protein MTSPRLATFSIAGSTKYGAVVDDGIVDLSARFGKDYPTLREVIAAGALTRLAEDAAQYQPDYGLDTIAWLPPIPAPEKIICIGVNYPDRNAEYKDGQDAPKYPSMFMRTPRSFVGHLTPLVRPRASAQLDYEGELVLVIGKAGRHIAESAALDHIAAITLCNEGTIRDWVRHAKFNVTQGKNFDSTGSLGPWLVPYTDEAQIADVRLTTWVNGEMRQDDRTSRLIFGFRYLINYISTFTTLVPGDVIVTGTPTGAGARFDPPRYLKPGDVVEVEAQNVGMLRNGVIDEAIMNLLASDGKQP
- the hpaE gene encoding 5-carboxymethyl-2-hydroxymuconate semialdehyde dehydrogenase, translating into MDKITPKSDVFKANLDRAGPLLKALRADGIGHMIDGEIVPSISGDTFETKSPIDGAILASVARGGPEDIDRAATAASLAFKAWRDMPATMRKKLLHRVADAIEERADDIAVLECIDTGQAHRFMAKAAIRAAENFRFFADKCADARDGLNMPSEEHWNVSTRVPIGPVGVITPWNTPFMLSTWKIAPALAAGCTVVHKPAEWSPVTADLLAKLVKQAGVPDGVLNTVHGIGEEAGKALTEHPAIKAIGFVGESATGSAIMAQGAPTLKRVHFELGGKNPVIVFDDADLDRALDAVVFMIYSLNGERCTSSSRLLIQQSISEKFIEKLTARVKALKVGHPLDPLTEIGPLIHERHLAKVCSYFDVARQDGAVIAVGGRPHDGPGGGHYVQPTLVTGAHAGMRVAQEEVFGPFLTVIPFGGENDAIEIANDVKYGLTGYVWTNDTGRALRVADALEAGMIWLNSENVRHLPTPFGGMKASGIGRDGGDYSFDFYMETKHVSLARGTHKIQKLGLPSS